The sequence AGAAGAGAATCAGTACAAAAATACCAAATTTCAATCTCAATCAAGCCACCCTGGCTACGATCCACTACGTGACGGCACATGATATCGCGGTCGTACCACAAGTTTCCAAGGTAATGCATGACAATCTTCCGCCACATAGAAGGGTCTTTACAGACGCGACGCCAAGACGTACACACTTTCTGAGCGTTTTCCAATATCTCAACCAGGCTGAGCCTTTGCAGGATGGATGACGTTAGTTCGGACGGAAGCTCCGCCCAGTTTTTATATTCTCCGTCTTTTATTACCGGAGTCAAAGACGGAGACGACAGAAccaatgaagaggaagaggccATTTTCTGTGATGGTCACATTGTCTCTCATGTCCATTTAAATAGAGGGAATGAAACTGTGAAAGTAGTTTCAAGTTTCAAGACTCGCACCATTACTCAGTTGAACAACGGCCACACTCAAAGCTGTCTCGAAGTCCATTAGATAAGAGAGTAAAGttgtttcaactttcaagacttcTGTATCAAACACTCAATGACCAATTCTCTGATGGTAAAATGGTCTCAAGtccattaattaaatataagGAACGGTTTCCAACTTTTAAAAAGTCCATCGTTCGTCTCCATCATTCATTGACCATTTGGTCCTTCATGGTATTGCATATCTACAACTT comes from Brassica rapa cultivar Chiifu-401-42 chromosome A02, CAAS_Brap_v3.01, whole genome shotgun sequence and encodes:
- the LOC117131769 gene encoding F-box protein SKIP19-like is translated as MASSSSLVLSSPSLTPVIKDGEYKNWAELPSELTSSILQRLSLVEILENAQKVCTSWRRVCKDPSMWRKIVMHYLGNLWYDRDIMCRHVVDRSQGGLIEIEIWYFCTDSLLNYVADRLCLSLS